The proteins below come from a single candidate division KSB1 bacterium genomic window:
- a CDS encoding putative N-acetylmannosamine-6-phosphate 2-epimerase, which yields MTRESFLSAIRGGLIVSCQADPGDPLDEPAMMAAMAKAAAAGGAAAIRAEGPANIRAIKAAVELPVIGLRKRRYPDSRVYITPTLEDALEVAHAGADVIALDATARVRPRGQPLSHIVAELKARGAVLMADVSSLEEGLAAAALGFDIVGTTLSGYTNETAAPDLPDLELVAALRERLPADIPVIAEGRIWSPEQAVHALACGAFAVVVGTAITRPAAITRRIAQALARHQARLRAMAVGIDLGGTRTLVGIAGLTGPLHHERMFSTPWKSGTSAVVKALANAVREVLQAAGVCPCVVGLAASGRVDAEQGAVVGGVPLAPDYVGYPLGRELSREVGLPVHVENDTNAAAYAEYQLLPAPRPSRFAMVTIGTGVGGGIVIEGRLLRGVNAAEIGHVGVRYGGRRCRCGARGCLEAYVSRRLLAQQAVRLARNGIITIPRDKEPSAEDLLDLLRAQEPHVVALFEEQLDYLAYGLTSLINTIDPQMIVIGGELSATGEYLLERLRARIGDCPPLSCARLGNRAGAVGAAQLALLRFV from the coding sequence ATGACGAGGGAGAGCTTTCTTTCTGCCATCCGTGGGGGCCTCATCGTCTCCTGCCAGGCCGACCCCGGAGACCCGCTGGATGAGCCTGCCATGATGGCGGCAATGGCAAAAGCAGCTGCTGCCGGAGGCGCGGCTGCCATTCGTGCTGAGGGGCCGGCAAACATTCGCGCGATCAAGGCAGCCGTAGAGTTGCCGGTGATAGGCCTGCGCAAGAGACGGTATCCCGATTCGCGGGTTTACATCACCCCTACGCTCGAGGATGCTCTTGAGGTGGCTCACGCGGGTGCCGATGTGATCGCCCTCGACGCGACCGCGCGCGTCAGGCCCAGGGGGCAGCCCCTATCGCACATTGTGGCGGAACTCAAGGCGAGGGGCGCTGTGCTAATGGCCGATGTGTCGTCGCTGGAGGAAGGCCTTGCCGCTGCGGCCCTCGGGTTCGACATCGTGGGCACCACGTTGTCAGGGTACACGAATGAGACGGCAGCACCCGATTTGCCCGATCTGGAGTTGGTAGCGGCTCTGCGCGAGCGGCTTCCCGCGGACATACCGGTAATTGCAGAGGGCAGAATCTGGAGCCCGGAACAGGCTGTGCATGCGCTCGCTTGCGGGGCGTTTGCCGTCGTCGTGGGCACGGCGATCACTCGACCTGCGGCCATAACAAGGCGCATTGCCCAGGCGCTGGCTCGGCACCAGGCGCGTCTGCGCGCCATGGCAGTAGGCATCGACCTGGGTGGGACGCGGACGTTGGTGGGGATCGCAGGCCTTACAGGCCCTCTGCACCACGAACGTATGTTCTCCACACCTTGGAAATCAGGGACGAGCGCTGTGGTCAAGGCGCTGGCCAATGCCGTGCGCGAGGTGCTCCAGGCTGCAGGTGTGTGCCCCTGCGTCGTGGGGCTTGCAGCCAGCGGACGAGTGGACGCGGAGCAGGGAGCAGTCGTGGGAGGCGTGCCATTGGCGCCCGACTACGTTGGATACCCCCTGGGCCGGGAGCTGAGTCGCGAGGTCGGCCTGCCCGTCCATGTTGAGAATGACACCAACGCAGCGGCCTATGCCGAATACCAGCTTTTGCCCGCGCCGCGACCCTCTCGCTTTGCCATGGTCACCATCGGCACCGGCGTGGGGGGTGGAATAGTCATCGAAGGCCGTTTGCTGCGCGGGGTCAATGCTGCCGAAATTGGCCATGTGGGGGTGCGATACGGCGGCCGAAGATGCCGTTGCGGTGCTCGTGGCTGCCTGGAGGCCTATGTCTCCAGAAGGCTGTTGGCGCAGCAAGCCGTACGTCTGGCGCGAAACGGCATCATCACGATTCCGAGGGACAAAGAACCTTCTGCTGAGGACCTGCTTGATCTGCTGCGCGCACAAGAACCGCATGTTGTTGCCCTGTTCGAAGAACAACTGGACTATTTAGCCTATGGGCTCACCAGTCTGATCAATACCATCGACCCGCAGATGATCGTGATTGGTGGAGAGCTTTCTGCGACGGGCGAATACCTATTGGAGAGGTTGCGCGCACGTATTGGGGACTGCCCGCCCCTTAGCTGTGCCCGCCTTGGCAACCGCGCTGGTGCCGTGGGAGCCGCCCAACTTGCACTGCTGCGTTTTGTATGA